From Thermogladius calderae 1633, a single genomic window includes:
- a CDS encoding FAD binding domain-containing protein, producing the protein MVGIELVSIYKPKSLSDALEFLDKNAPDVKPIAGGTELLLLIRDKKIKPPKYLLDLYPLKKQLSYVKVENGLVRIGALTTVYELGQSILHRDKRFAGFVDVYDKFGTMALRFEATIGGNLNAATQYSDYITLMLVYDASVRLESVKGVRELKLSEFIVDKRKTALNPNEIVTEVVFREPPLDSSSSFVKFDRREILIAGIVTEATYLHLEGETIKDVRISFDMVAGKRIPARALKTEEFLRGKSFTSDLLEEAAEKVLPLEMSRVTDWWTTADYRLEMSKVSLKRGLKLAYERVKGVR; encoded by the coding sequence GTGGTGGGTATAGAGCTTGTTAGTATATACAAGCCAAAGAGCCTCAGCGACGCCCTCGAGTTCTTAGACAAGAACGCCCCCGATGTAAAGCCCATTGCGGGCGGCACTGAGTTGTTGCTGTTGATAAGGGACAAGAAGATAAAGCCGCCTAAGTACCTCCTCGACCTGTACCCGTTGAAGAAGCAGCTATCCTACGTCAAGGTTGAGAATGGCCTCGTGAGAATTGGTGCCCTGACCACGGTGTACGAGCTGGGCCAGAGCATCCTACACAGAGATAAGAGGTTCGCCGGGTTCGTGGACGTCTACGACAAGTTTGGGACCATGGCGCTGAGGTTCGAGGCTACGATCGGTGGTAACTTGAACGCCGCGACGCAGTACAGCGACTACATTACACTAATGCTCGTCTACGACGCGTCTGTTAGACTAGAGAGCGTGAAAGGCGTGAGAGAGCTCAAGCTCAGCGAGTTCATAGTCGACAAGAGGAAGACGGCTCTAAACCCCAACGAGATCGTCACAGAGGTTGTCTTCAGGGAGCCCCCGCTCGACTCAAGCAGCTCTTTCGTCAAGTTCGATAGGAGGGAGATACTGATAGCCGGCATAGTCACCGAGGCGACCTACCTGCACCTAGAGGGAGAAACGATAAAGGACGTCAGGATATCCTTCGATATGGTCGCCGGTAAGAGGATCCCCGCGAGGGCTCTGAAGACAGAGGAGTTCTTGAGGGGGAAGAGCTTCACGAGCGACCTACTAGAGGAGGCCGCTGAGAAGGTGCTGCCTCTCGAGATGTCGAGGGTTACAGACTGGTGGACAACGGCCGACTACAGGCTCGAAATGTCCAAGGTCTCTTTGAAGAGGGGTCTGAAACTCGCGTACGAGAGGGTGAAGGGGGTGAGGTAG
- a CDS encoding (2Fe-2S)-binding protein: MVKVTLTVNNVKYELDVPPLERLIDTLRYRLGFTSVKEGCGRGECGSCIVLVNGNPVHSCLALTSRLDGAEITTLEGLAPAGKVHAIQVAFIEARGVQCGFCTPGFIMVTKALLDRVSDPDDKTIREWHSSVLCRCGSYPYYSEAVKRAAKYLKEGKIYFDEKEVREKYHLKVLAR; the protein is encoded by the coding sequence ATGGTCAAGGTCACTCTCACAGTCAACAACGTTAAGTACGAGCTCGACGTTCCTCCGCTGGAGAGGCTCATCGACACCCTCCGCTATAGGCTAGGATTCACGAGCGTCAAGGAGGGCTGTGGTAGGGGCGAGTGCGGCAGTTGCATAGTGCTGGTTAACGGGAACCCCGTCCACAGTTGCCTGGCGTTGACTTCGAGGCTGGACGGCGCTGAGATAACGACACTAGAGGGGCTGGCGCCCGCCGGTAAGGTGCATGCTATACAGGTGGCTTTCATCGAAGCAAGGGGTGTCCAGTGCGGGTTCTGTACACCTGGCTTCATTATGGTGACGAAGGCGCTACTGGACAGAGTCAGCGACCCCGACGACAAGACTATACGTGAGTGGCACTCAAGCGTGTTGTGCAGGTGTGGTAGCTACCCGTATTACTCTGAGGCTGTGAAGAGGGCCGCTAAGTACCTCAAGGAGGGTAAGATTTACTTTGACGAGAAGGAGGTCAGGGAGAAGTACCACCTCAAGGTCCTCGCGAGGTGA
- a CDS encoding Nre family DNA repair protein has translation MSRAHTYPSNLCVLCRGRGWCGLSYCPILVKQYVSFKLSSLVTKREVFGSSPPSVFVGRVGYPVVRVGLSVPPETGDTTIYDYPEQWIGLDLNTILDYRLTLVLGFRLNKKTEVDHPVLSRIQEVALSTRPVDVELKLEKPPKTNIVLDETNPPIGPRSPFESFRVDSNPKVPGIVDRLINDDVKASTAVIELYMSGLPVSYIQRALSIGVLGRKGSRVLVPTRWSITAVDSIISEKLVKEVKRFEPIDEFRVYEISIHDNLFIAILAPRKWGFEWMEAWWPGSTWNPLGSEVSVEGDYELYRGRDEYPSIGGCYYASRLATAEHLYKLRRQAMAVLLREIYPGFNLAIGVWFVRESLRKAYDRGPVLTTNDVREVLAYLDKRTKLGAKRWLKSSKLLQTIVATEEITRFMSSRGA, from the coding sequence ATGAGCAGGGCTCACACGTACCCCTCCAACTTGTGTGTTCTATGTAGAGGGAGGGGCTGGTGTGGTCTATCGTACTGTCCAATACTCGTCAAACAATACGTGTCTTTCAAGTTGAGCAGCCTGGTCACGAAGAGAGAGGTTTTCGGCTCGTCACCCCCATCGGTCTTTGTAGGGAGAGTCGGGTACCCTGTTGTAAGAGTCGGTTTGAGCGTGCCTCCCGAGACGGGTGACACGACTATTTACGACTACCCCGAGCAGTGGATCGGCCTGGACCTCAACACTATACTAGACTATAGGTTGACCCTCGTACTTGGGTTTAGGCTAAACAAGAAGACCGAGGTCGACCACCCCGTCCTCAGTAGGATCCAAGAGGTCGCCTTGAGCACTAGGCCTGTAGACGTCGAGCTGAAGCTGGAGAAGCCTCCAAAGACGAACATTGTCTTAGACGAGACGAACCCCCCGATAGGCCCTAGAAGTCCCTTCGAGTCTTTCAGAGTTGACTCAAACCCGAAAGTACCCGGCATAGTCGATAGGCTGATAAACGACGACGTAAAGGCCTCTACGGCAGTTATTGAGTTGTACATGAGCGGTCTCCCCGTGTCGTACATCCAGAGGGCTCTCAGCATAGGCGTGCTCGGCAGGAAAGGCAGCAGAGTACTAGTACCCACTAGGTGGAGTATCACCGCAGTGGACTCGATCATCTCCGAGAAACTTGTAAAGGAGGTGAAGAGGTTCGAGCCCATAGACGAGTTCAGGGTGTACGAGATCTCTATACACGACAACCTGTTCATCGCAATACTAGCACCGAGGAAGTGGGGGTTCGAGTGGATGGAGGCGTGGTGGCCTGGATCGACTTGGAACCCGCTAGGTAGTGAGGTGAGCGTGGAAGGGGACTACGAGCTGTACAGGGGTAGAGACGAATACCCATCTATCGGCGGCTGCTATTACGCGAGCAGGCTCGCCACGGCCGAACACCTTTACAAGTTGAGGAGGCAGGCTATGGCGGTATTGCTCCGGGAGATATACCCGGGCTTCAACCTCGCGATAGGGGTCTGGTTCGTGAGGGAGTCGCTCAGGAAGGCCTACGATAGGGGCCCTGTCTTGACGACTAACGACGTTAGAGAGGTACTGGCTTACCTGGACAAGAGGACTAAGCTGGGCGCGAAGAGGTGGCTTAAGTCGTCTAAGCTCCTCCAGACTATA
- a CDS encoding PLP-dependent cysteine synthase family protein yields the protein MKVCNSILDCIGNTPIIRLSRAVPSDVKAEIWGKMEFLNPTGSVKDRMAYYMIKRAMEKGELKPGMTLVVPTTGNTGIAFSAIGSFMGFKVLIVIPEEMSAERFMLMKLFGADFLFTPGGESDAGLALEKAKKLAAENPDKYYFFDQWSDEANVQAHYETTGKEILQQVGCPDAFVAQVGTGGTLIGVAKRLKEECKKVIVAGAEPAECPVAAHWFKEGKPGPWGRHEIEGVGDGFVPDIIFKYKHLLDDFVTASSDEAISMARKIARLEGLPVGISSGANVVSAIKLAQKYNLGSGSKVVTILPDYAARYFSTRLFKKKREIARRDQLLGELDL from the coding sequence GTGAAGGTCTGCAACAGCATACTGGACTGCATCGGGAACACGCCGATCATAAGGCTGTCGAGGGCTGTTCCCAGCGACGTGAAAGCCGAGATATGGGGTAAAATGGAGTTCTTGAACCCGACCGGTAGCGTGAAAGACAGGATGGCCTACTACATGATAAAGAGAGCTATGGAGAAAGGCGAGCTAAAACCCGGTATGACGCTAGTAGTGCCGACTACCGGTAACACCGGTATAGCGTTCTCCGCGATTGGGTCTTTCATGGGCTTCAAGGTCCTGATAGTCATACCCGAGGAGATGAGCGCCGAGAGGTTCATGTTAATGAAGCTGTTCGGAGCAGACTTCCTGTTCACCCCTGGAGGAGAGAGCGATGCAGGTCTCGCGCTAGAGAAGGCTAAGAAGCTCGCTGCCGAGAACCCGGACAAGTACTACTTCTTCGACCAGTGGAGCGATGAGGCCAACGTGCAGGCGCACTACGAGACCACGGGGAAGGAGATACTACAGCAGGTGGGGTGCCCAGACGCCTTTGTGGCCCAAGTGGGTACAGGCGGGACTCTGATAGGAGTGGCCAAGAGACTGAAGGAGGAATGTAAGAAAGTGATAGTTGCGGGAGCAGAGCCCGCCGAGTGCCCTGTCGCGGCGCACTGGTTCAAGGAGGGCAAGCCGGGGCCTTGGGGTAGGCACGAGATTGAGGGTGTAGGCGACGGCTTCGTCCCGGACATTATATTCAAGTACAAGCACCTCCTAGACGACTTCGTGACAGCCAGCAGCGACGAGGCGATCAGTATGGCGAGGAAGATCGCCAGGTTAGAGGGTCTGCCGGTCGGGATCAGCAGCGGTGCCAACGTGGTCTCCGCGATCAAATTGGCCCAGAAGTACAACCTGGGCAGCGGCTCGAAGGTCGTCACCATACTCCCGGACTACGCAGCGAGGTACTTCTCTACAAGGCTCTTCAAGAAGAAGAGGGAGATCGCTAGGAGAGACCAGCTTTTAGGCGAGCTAGACCTATAG